TAAGTTTATTTTTCATAACATATCTCCTAAAAACATTCCAATTAGTAGTAATTAATACCAAATTATACAACTTACAATACATTCACGGTAGTCCTTTCATTTCATCTACATTGCAACCGTTCCGCTACCGACGGGTCTACGAACTTCTTCGAGCTCGTATCCGCGACATTTATAGCGCGCAACCACACTGTCCCCGTCCGAAAACTCTTCTTAGACTTTAATATCGCGTATCCAAAACTGCTTGCGGATCTCGTAGCTGTCTGCGGTAAGTTTACTCTGGGCTTCCACGATAACATTGACGTAAAGGGTCGGCGTCTTAAGCGTCCTCACCGCATTCGCGCCATGTCACGCTCGAATGCGATGAGGACGCGCGGAAGGAGCGAGTGTGAAAGAACCGTTAACCTTGCATGCGGGCTACGGTTTTTTAATGTTTTGAAAAAATGAGAGAACGAGAGAATTCGAGAGTTTATTTTGAACTGGAGAGCCACCATCTATGCACGAGGACTAACACAAGAAGGGTTTAAATAACTAATAAAGATACAAAATATCGCTATTAGATATAAAATAACTTTAAAAGATATTATTTACATAATTCAGGGAATCCGGTTTTACTCGCAATCAAAACCGAAATCGCCGAATATGGAATTTGCACACTCGCCTCGATAATCATATACTCAAATTGCTTAGTAGAAGTTACTCCTTTTTGGGCCTACTCGAAAAGTCAACAACTTTTAGTCGGCTACTAAAATTTAATGACTACTCTAGGCAGGTTAAGTTACACTGAATCGAGGAGGTGATATTTATCAGTACGTATGAGGCACTAATCGTTATGCTTACTTTTGGCATTTTTATTTTGGCTATGTTAACTTTCATTAAAAAGCGGTAGCGTCCCCGACCAAGAGTTGCTACCGCATCGTGTTAACAGTTTTATCATAACTTTTATAGGGATCACTCGCAAGACCCCAAGACGTAGTCACTTAAGGCTGCGTCTTTTCCGTGTATACTGCGTGCATAGACAAAAAAAGCGCCCACCTCCGAAGAGATGAGCGCTAGGGTTTGCG
This Paenibacillus xylanexedens DNA region includes the following protein-coding sequences:
- a CDS encoding putative holin-like toxin, coding for MLTFGIFILAMLTFIKKR